Proteins encoded together in one Impatiens glandulifera chromosome 1, dImpGla2.1, whole genome shotgun sequence window:
- the LOC124910760 gene encoding uncharacterized protein LOC124910760 — MTALDIMNDDHLNLSLSLSIGNNNPPKALPGIINDDHLNLSLSLSIGNNPVPKALPGIVHSYSYLKFKQIKTIQGEVQCKHCEKIFQVEFDLKNNFEIVEKFIARNKANMYWRAAEEWMKPVLPNCEFCQTENCAKPVKTKEISEINWLFLLLGQMLGCCTLKELKYLCKHYRKHRSGAKDRVLYISYLTLCNQFQPRQLFSS; from the coding sequence ATGACAGCTTTGGACATTATGAATGATGATCATCTAAATCTGTCTCTTTCACTTTCCATTGGAAATAATAATCCACCAAAGGCTTTGCCAGGTATAATCAATGATGATCATCTAAATCTgtctctttctctttccattGGAAATAATCCAGTACCAAAGGCTTTGCCAGGTATAGTTCATTCATATAgctatttaaaattcaaacaaatcaaGACCATCCAAGGTGAAGTACAATGCAAACATTGTGAGAAAATTTTTCAAGTAGAGTTTGACttgaaaaacaattttgaaATTGTGGAGAAGTTCATTGCAAGGAATAAAGCTAATATGTACTGGAGGGCAGCCGAAGAATGGATGAAGCCGGTTTTACCCAACTGCGAGTTTTGTCAAACGGAGAATTGTGCGAAACCGGTGAAGACAAAGGAGATAAGTGAGATCAATTGGTTGTTTCTTTTGCTTGGACAAATGTTGGGGTGTTGCACACTTAAGGAGCTTAAGTATTTATGCAAACATTATCGGAAACATCGAAGTGGTGCTAAAGATCGTGTTTTGTATATCAGTTATCTTACCCTTTGCAATCAGTTCCAACCTCGTCAACTTTTTAGTTCATGA